One Calditrichota bacterium genomic window, CAGCCGAAGTCGGCTTCCGCCAAATCGGCTGGACAGTTGGCAGGGATTGGCAAAACAACATGGACACGCTCGACTGGGTGGCAGACACAACAGCGACGATCTACCACTCTGCAGAAGAAATCGTCGATAAAATTCTCTCTTTCGGCGAAAATTCTCCGCACGGCGCGAATGGTTGCATTATTTTGATGCATCTGGGCACTTTGCGCAAAGGAGATTATCCGCACGAGAAGCTTCCCACAATAATTCGCGAGATGAAAAATCGCGGCTACCAATTTGTGACGATTTCAGAACTGCTGACCAACTGAATGAATTTTCGTTTGCTGTTTCCGATTCGGAGAACTGTATCTTTGCCAAAATTGTGACATCAAATAGAAAAATAGCTCTCTCTTTTTCAAAACGAACGCCGACAAACCATCAACTTAAAATCAGGAGATTCAGGAGATGAAATTTTTTGACAAAATCAAACAAAATTTTCAAAAAAGTTCACAGGAAATTTCAGAACTTTCCAGCGATCTGATCGAGAAAGGGAAAAAAGTTAGCACCCAAGGATTGGAAACAATGCAAAAATTGTATTCGCAAATCGAGGGCAAAACCACTGAGGCAACGACTGTCGTAAAACTGAAAATGCAAATTTCGAAAATCCAAAAGCAGATTCAACAGGAAAAAATGGAACTGGGAAAGCAAGCTTTTGAAATATCCCAGCAAAAAGATGCCAGGCTGACCAAGTCCGCTCTGGCAGATCAAATCAACAAAATCACCGAGTTGGAAAAACAAGCGGAAGCAACCAAATCTGAATACGACAATCTGCGCAAAGGCATGTCCGATTCTTACGTGGTCGAAAAACTCAGCCAGGACCTGGAAAATTCCGGCGGAACAATTGATCTGTTTGTAGTTCCGGAAAATTCTTCCGTAACTGGCAAGACACTGAAAGAAATCACCTTGCCCAAAGATGTGCTGATCACTTCCGTAAAAAAAGGAAAAGAAGTCACAATCCCCGACGGAAACACAAAGCTCGAAGCGGGCGATCAGGTGACGGTCATTGGTAAAGTTGAAGATGTCGAGAAAACGATTAAAAAATTTGTTTCTCAATAGATGACTTTTTTTAAACTAAATTCCCGGCATGAATTGAACGTCATCAAACCGGTTCAATGTGAATCGTAACTTCCATGTCGAGTTTTTGACTCACCAATTTTTCCAATTCATCCACTAACCGATGCGCGTCTTGAAGCGACGATTCGCCGTCGATAGAGACGTGAAAGGTGAGCTCCCTGTGGCTACCGTATTCGTGCAGGTGAAAATGGTGGGCGTCGAGGATGCCGGGTAAATTTTGCGCAATGATTTGCCTGACTTCTCCTTCAAGTGAATGATCCAACTGCCTGCCAATCAACAAATCCGACGTTGAACGAAAAATATCGTAAGCCGCCTTTAAGATTAAAATTGACACGATAATGCCCATTGCCGCGTCAATCCACCAGAGCCAGCGACCGAGAAAAGCGCCGACGACAATCAAAAACGAAGCCACGGAGTCGCTGCGATGGTGCCAGCCATCGGCAATGACCGACTGCGCCTGGAGTTTTTTCCCGGCGCGGATGGCAAATTGCGCCAGAGCCTCTTTGATGATCGCGGAAATTAAAAACACAATGATACTCGTTAA contains:
- a CDS encoding cation transporter is translated as MVQSQRKLGYFEGWLSAGVNTVLFGIKLWAGTLTGSVAMIADAWHTLSDTLTSGIVILGTWISGKPADEGHPFGHGRAESIAAIVISTLLAIVGVKFFSDSIKHFLAKDVVVFGLTSIIVFLISAIIKEALAQFAIRAGKKLQAQSVIADGWHHRSDSVASFLIVVGAFLGRWLWWIDAAMGIIVSILILKAAYDIFRSTSDLLIGRQLDHSLEGEVRQIIAQNLPGILDAHHFHLHEYGSHRELTFHVSIDGESSLQDAHRLVDELEKLVSQKLDMEVTIHIEPV